ACAGCTCAGGTTTTGAAAAACATGGGTCGTAAACGTGCCATCGTGGTTGCTGGGCCAGAAGGATTGGATGAAGCTGGTTTGAATGGAACAACCAAGATTGCACTTCTTGAGAATGGCGAAATCACCTTGTCAAGCTTTACTCCAGAGGATTTGGGGATGGAGCGCTACGCTATCGAAGATATCCGTGGTGGCAATGCTCAGGAAAATGCAGAAATTTTGCTCAGCGTTCTTAAAAATGAACCAAGTCCATTCTTGGAAACGACAGTTTTAAATGCTGGTCTTGGTTTCTATGCTAATGGTAAGGTAGATAATATCAAGGATGGAGTTGCCTTAGCTCGTCAAGTCATTGCTAGTGGCAAGGCTCTTGAAAAACTCAGACTGTTACAGGAGTACCAAAAATGAGTCAGGAATTTTTAGCACGAATCTTGGAGCAAAAAGCGCGTGAGGTTGAGCAGATGGAGCTGGAGCAAATCCAGCCCCTGCGCCAGACCTATCGTTTGGCAGAATTTTTGAAGAATCACCAGGATCGTTTACAGGTAATCGCTGAAGTTAAGAAGGCTAGCCCTAGTCTGGGAGATATCAATCTCGATGTGGATATTGTGCAACAGGCCCAGACTTATGAAGCGAACGGAGCAGTGATGATTTCTGTTCTGACAGATGAAGTTTTCTTTAAAGGGCATTTGGATTATCTGCGGGAGATTTCCAGTCAGGTACAGATTCCAACGCTCAACAAGGACTTTATCATCGATGAAAAGCAAATCATCCGTGCTCGCAATGCAGGTGCAACAGTCATCTTACTCATTGTGGCTGCCTTGTCAGAAGAACGCCTTAAGGAACTCTACGACTACGCGACAGAGCTTGGTCTGGAAGTCTTGGTGGAAACCCACAATCTAGCTGAACTAGAGGTAGCTCACAGACTCGGTGCTCAGATTATCGGAGTTAATAACCGAAACTTGACCACCTTTGAGGTCGATTTGGAGACCAGTGTAGACTTGGCTAAACACTTCAAAGATGATTGCTTGTATATTTCTGAATCGGCTATTTTCACAGGGCAGGATGCAGAGCGAGTAGCACCATACTTTAACGGCATTTTAGTAGGGAGAGCTCTCATGCAGGCAGAAGATGTAGCCCAGAGAATCAAGGAGTTGCAGATTGACAAAGGTTAAAATTTGCGGATTATCGACCGAGGAAGCGGTGGAAACAGCCGTTTCAGCAGGAGCCGACTACATCGGTTTTGTCTTCGCACCTAGCAAAAGACAGGTGACCTTGGATCAGGCTGCTGAGCTGGCAAAGATTATTCCGTCAGACGTAAAAAAGGTTGGGGTATTTGTTTCACCAAGTCGGGTAGAACTGCTAGAAGCTATTGACAAAGTTGGTTTAGACTTGGTTCAAGTTCACGGTCAGATAGCGGATGATGTGTTTGAGGATTTGCCCTGTGACAGCATTCAGGCTGTGCAGGTGGATGGAGAGGGGCATGTGCCTCATTCTCAGGCAGATTATCTCCTCTTTGATGCCCCTGTGGCAGGAAGTGGCCAGACCTTTGACTGGGGGCAACTAGATACTACTGGACTAAATCAGCCCTTCTTTATCGCAGGTGGGCTTAAGGAAGACAATGTAGTACAAGCAATTCAACACTTTACTCCCTATGCAGTAGATGTATCGAGCGGAGTGGAGACAGATGGACAAAAAGATCATGAAAAGATTAGAAGATTTATAGAGAGGGTAAAGAATGGCATATCAGGAACCAAATAAAGATGGATTTTACGGAAAATTCGGAGGACGTTTCGTCCCAGAAACATTGATGACAGCAGTTTTGGAGTTGGAGAAGGCCTACCGTGAAAGTCAGGCAGATCCAAGTTTCCAAGAGGAATTAAACCAACTTTTGCGCCAGTATGTGGGGCGTGAAACTCCTCTTTACTACGCAAAAAACTTGACCCAGCATATCGGCGGAGCCAAGATTTATCTTAAACGTGAAGACCTTAACCATACAGGGGCCCACAAGATTAACAATGCCTTGGGACAAGTTCTTCTGGCTAAACGCATGGGTAAAAAGAAAATTATCGCTGAAACAGGTGCTGGTCAGCACGGTGTGGCAACTGCAACTGCTGCAGCCCTCTTTAACATGGAATGTACTATCTACATGGGTGAGGAAGATGTCAAACGCCAAGCCCTCAATGTGTTCCGTATGGAGCTTTTGGGAGCTAAGGTTGAGGCAGTGACAGATGGTTCGCGCGTGCTCAAGGATGCGGTCAATGCAGCCCTTCGTTCATGGGTAGCTAATATTGATGATACCCACTATATCCTTGGTTCTGCCTTGGGGCCTCATCCATTCCCAGAAATCGTTCGTGACTTCCAAAGTGTCATCGGTCGAGAGGCTAAACAACAGTACCGTGACTTGACAGGACAAGATCTGCCAGATGCCCTAGTAGCCTGTGTTGGTGGTGGTTCAAATGCTATCGGGCTCTTCCATCCATTTGTAGAAGATGAATCAGTAGCTATGTATGGGGCTGAAGCGGCTGGACTTGGTGTGGATACGGAGCACCATGCAGCTACCTTGACCAAGGGTCGTCCTGGTGTTCTTCACGGTTCTCTCATGGATGTGCTCCAAGATGCCCATGGTCAAATTCATGAAGCCTTCTCTATCTCAGCAGGTTTGGACTATCCTGGTATCGGTCCTGAACATTCTCACTACCACGATATCAAACGTGCCAGCTATGTTCCTGTGACTGACGAGGAAGCCTTGGAAGGATTCCAACTCTTGTCTCGTGTGGAAGGGATTATCCCAGCCTTGGAATCTAGCCATGCTATCGCCTTTGCGGTGAAATTGGCCAAAGAACTTGGACCAGACAAATCCATGATTGTCTGCCTATCGGGTCGTGGGGACAAGGATGTAGTCCAAGTCAAGGACCGCTTGGAAGCAGATGTAGCAAAGAAGGGAGAAGCTCATGCCTAAGACACTAACAGAAAAATTAAATGCTATTAAAGCAACTGGAAAAGGAATTTTCGTTCCCTATATCATGGCTGGAGACCATGAGAAAGGTTTGGATGGTCTAGCTGAAACAATCCACTTTTTAGAAGATTTGGGTGTTTCGGCTATTGAAGTGGGTATTCCCTTTTCAGATCCTGTCGCAGATGGACCTGTTATCGAAGAAGCTGGCTTGCGCAGTTTAGCCCACGGGACCTCTACCCAGGCTTTGGTTGAAACCTTGAAAACCATTCAAACAGAGGTTCCACTTGTCATCATGACCTACTTCAACCCCCTCTTTCAGTACGGTGTGGAGAATTTTGTCAAAGATTTGGCAGATACAGCGGTTAAGGGCTTGATTATTCCAGACCTGCCTCATGAGCATGCCAACTTTGTAGAACCATTTTTGGCAGATACAGACATCGCCTTGATTCCTCTAGTTAGTTTGACGACAGGAATTGAGCGCCAGAAAGAGTTGATTGATGGGGCAGAAGGATTTGTCTATGCCGTTGCTATCAATGGGGTGACAGGGAAATCAGGCAATTACCGCGCAGACTTGGACAAGCACTTGGCACAATTGCATCAAGTGGCCGACATCCCCGTCTTGACAGGTTTTGGTGTATCTAGTCAAGCCGATGTTGAACGCTTCAATGCGGTATCAGATGGCGTTATCGTCGGTTCAAAAATTGTAAAAGCTCTCCACGAGGGAGAGCCGATTCAGGACTTTATCAAACAAGCAGTAGCTTACCAAAAATAATCACACAAGCAGCGAGTAAGAGGAAAGGCACAAAAGGAAGTCTTTCCTTTTTCTTTTGCAGGAGAAAGGCTAGTTTTAGATATCATTTGCCAAATTACTCTGATATGAAACTTTAAGAAAAAGCTAATTATTGTAGTAATTTCTTTAAGAAAATGATATAATTCATTAAAAAGTATTCGGAGGAGGAAGAATTATGTTAAATCAGGATCTCTTTGATTCGCTCAAGGCACAAAAATTGTAGATACTTTGATGAAAGGTCAAAAAGATTATGTCGATGAACGTCTAGAAAAAAGAGAGACAATGATAGTGTCGAATGGTTATGCATGGACGCGACCTAATCATATTGATACTGCATTTGCGTCAGCAGATTTGTTTGAGTATAAATTACAATTAGCAGGACAGACTTGGGGATATTTAGAATTTGAAACAAATACAGAAAAATATGGGAAAGTATTGTTAATTATAAAGGGTAAGAAGCGACTTACGAACCAATTTCCTTTGGTACAAAAAAATAAGAGTGGCTACTTATTTGAATATGCTCAGATTAATACACTTTATCTTAATCAACATTCTTCCTATAAAAATGATGAAGATAGTCATTCTTTTCCAATTCAGATGGAGTTAGTTTCTGATGAAATGATTCAAGAAATTGAACAAGCTACTAAAAATTCGAATATCGAAAAATTTATGATTTTAACTTATGAGGCGGACTCAGCAAACAATATTATATCTGTAGATGTTGTTATGCCTGATGCACGAACTGGTCAGTTACACTTGATTCAAGATTTATCTGAGTATATTCAATCAAGTTCGTACCATTTCGAAGAAGCTAAATACCAAGATATTCCTAATTTTTCAGAATTATCGGAAACAGAAGATTTTGAAATTATTCCAAGAATAGAAAAACAAGAAGGTCAAAAGTAGTAAGGAGTATGTAAATGTTTAATGGTCGGGTATTGAAAGAATTACGGCTGTTAAATGGTTTAAGTAGAGCAGAATTGGCTCAGAGAATTAATTTAACGGAACAAGCCATTTGGCAGTTTGAGTCTAACGAAACTAAACCTAAATTATCAACCAAAATGCATTTGGCCAACCAATTTCATGTTGATTTAACTTATTTTGAACAAGAAGAAGAAAGTATTCGATTTGATTCTTCTGTAATTGCCTTTAGAAATGCAGACCTAGCAACACGGAAAACAATAGATATTCAAACTATGTATTTACATAAGGTAGATAGTTTGATTGATTATTTTGAAAGTTTTGTAATTATACCTAATATTACAATTCATGACCTAAGTAATGTAGTGAGTGAATCTTATCATAAGGGAGAATCCATTGAGGAATTGGCTCTTTATGCCAGGGAAAAATTAGGTATTTCAAAAGATAATCATGATTTGCTTTATAAATTAGAACGTTCAGGCATCTATATCGTGGAACGATTAATTAATGGGCAAGCTGATGCTTATAGCGCATGGTCAAAATTGGGAAGACCTTATATTGTGTTGGGGACGAATAAATCATCTGTACGTCGAAATTTTGACTTAGCTCATGAACTAGGACATATTCTTTTACACAAATATAAAGATATGAATGAAGATGGCGATCGTTTGGAGCAAGAAGCAAATTATTTTGCATCATGTTTTTTATTGCCAAAAGAAGAGTTTTTGGTCAAATTTGAAGAGAGGGTTGGCAAGCGTGTCAGCAATCCTGATAGTTATATTTTATTGAAGTCGGATTTGAATGTTTCGATACAGGCTTTAGAGTATCGAGCTTTTAAGTTAGGATTATTGACTCCAAAGCAACATTCTTACTTTTATCGTCAAATTGCGCAAAAAGGTTACAAAATGATTGAACCTCTGGATGATCAAATTTTTGTTAAAAAACCAAGCAAAGTAAAGAGTATTCTGGACGTCGTTTTGAGTAATCATCTAGTCAGTCTAGCGACTATAATGTCTAAACAAAGTATTCGTTTACAGTTTATAAGCGAAATATTTTCAGTCGAAATGAAATTTTTTGATCAGTATAAAGAAGATAAAAGAACAGATCGATTTGATAACATCATTCCTTTGTACAAAAGAAATAATTTATAATTCAACTGTGAAATAATTTCATGAAGGACATATGGCAGAAATTGGACTTTATCAAACAAGCAGTAGCTTACCAAAAATAATCACACAAGCAGCGAGTAAGAGGAAAGGCACAAAAGGAAGTCTTTCCTTTTTCTTTTGCAGGAGAAAAGCTAGGATGCCAGTTGCAGAAGCAAACTGAATCAAGATGAGCAACTCCGTTACGCTAAAGACGAGAGAGCAGGAAGCTAAAAAGAGAAAATCCCCTGCACCCATGCGGATATCGATAAAATGAGCCAACATTCCAAGGACAAGGAAGAAGATCATGACCAGATTCCAGCCAGAGGAAGCCATGAGGATTAGTTGGAAAGTCATCCAGACCAGTAAGGGGTATTCCTGATGACGAAAGTCGTAGATGCCCAAGGTCAAACCAGCGGTGATTAGGATGACTTGACTCAAGGAAAGTAATTCCCAAGAGTAAAGCAGAAAGAGGAGCCCTAAGCCTAGTTCAAAGAGGGCATACCAGACTGGATAAGGATCCTTGCAGTAGCGACAGCGAAAGCGATTGAGTACCTGAGAGAGAATCGGAATCAAATCTAAGGGACGCAAGCGAGTCTGACAGGAATCGCAGTGACTAGCTGGACTGATAATGGATTGCTCTGGAAAACGGTCAATGACCAAACCAAGAAAGGAAGCGAGAATGCTCCCGACAAGAAAAAAATAAAAATCAATCATACTTATTTATTCGTAAAAAATAGGAGAAGTAGTATAATGGAGAAACATAGATAAGGTGGTGAGGCAAAGATGACAATTCGATTTGAAGAAAAGGTGAGTATAGAAAACGCTCAACTCCTATGCCAATGGTCCAACTCCCTTGGCAAATCCTTTCAAGAACAATGGATGGGAACAATGATTCCTTTTCCCTTGACAATTCAAGTTTTGCAAGATTTGGAAGGAACCTTTTCAATCTTTGAAGGACAAGAGTTTATCGGGCTTATCCAGAAAATCAGGCAAGAAGACAGCAATCTTCATATTGGAAGATTTTTTATCAATCCCCAGAAACAGGGGCAAGGCTTAGGTAGCCAGGCTTTAAGGAAATTTCTTAGTTTGGCCTTTAAAAATGGAGATATAGATAGTATTTCTCTAAATGTCTTCGAGGCAAATCAAAGAGCTTACAATCTTTACCAAAAAGAAGGATTTAGGATCGTGGAAATCATTGAAGCACCAGAACGGAAATACATTATGAGAAAGTTTAGATAGAATGCAAAAAGTTTGGATTCCAAAGATATTCTGAATAACCATTACTTTTGATACAGTTTCATATTTAGTTAGATTTTTATAAACAAAAAAGAGAACGTCAGTACACTAACGTTCTCTTTTTTTGTTCTAAAATGATATATAAAGTCTAAACCTTATTTTTCTTCTTTATGAAGCATATTTTTGACACCTTCGATAGCGCCTTCTACAGCGTCTTTGGCATCTTCAGCAACTTCTTTTACTTTAGAAACAA
The Streptococcus toyakuensis genome window above contains:
- the trpC gene encoding indole-3-glycerol phosphate synthase TrpC, with translation MSQEFLARILEQKAREVEQMELEQIQPLRQTYRLAEFLKNHQDRLQVIAEVKKASPSLGDINLDVDIVQQAQTYEANGAVMISVLTDEVFFKGHLDYLREISSQVQIPTLNKDFIIDEKQIIRARNAGATVILLIVAALSEERLKELYDYATELGLEVLVETHNLAELEVAHRLGAQIIGVNNRNLTTFEVDLETSVDLAKHFKDDCLYISESAIFTGQDAERVAPYFNGILVGRALMQAEDVAQRIKELQIDKG
- a CDS encoding phosphoribosylanthranilate isomerase, translated to MTKVKICGLSTEEAVETAVSAGADYIGFVFAPSKRQVTLDQAAELAKIIPSDVKKVGVFVSPSRVELLEAIDKVGLDLVQVHGQIADDVFEDLPCDSIQAVQVDGEGHVPHSQADYLLFDAPVAGSGQTFDWGQLDTTGLNQPFFIAGGLKEDNVVQAIQHFTPYAVDVSSGVETDGQKDHEKIRRFIERVKNGISGTK
- the trpB gene encoding tryptophan synthase subunit beta, with the protein product MAYQEPNKDGFYGKFGGRFVPETLMTAVLELEKAYRESQADPSFQEELNQLLRQYVGRETPLYYAKNLTQHIGGAKIYLKREDLNHTGAHKINNALGQVLLAKRMGKKKIIAETGAGQHGVATATAAALFNMECTIYMGEEDVKRQALNVFRMELLGAKVEAVTDGSRVLKDAVNAALRSWVANIDDTHYILGSALGPHPFPEIVRDFQSVIGREAKQQYRDLTGQDLPDALVACVGGGSNAIGLFHPFVEDESVAMYGAEAAGLGVDTEHHAATLTKGRPGVLHGSLMDVLQDAHGQIHEAFSISAGLDYPGIGPEHSHYHDIKRASYVPVTDEEALEGFQLLSRVEGIIPALESSHAIAFAVKLAKELGPDKSMIVCLSGRGDKDVVQVKDRLEADVAKKGEAHA
- the trpA gene encoding tryptophan synthase subunit alpha, whose protein sequence is MPKTLTEKLNAIKATGKGIFVPYIMAGDHEKGLDGLAETIHFLEDLGVSAIEVGIPFSDPVADGPVIEEAGLRSLAHGTSTQALVETLKTIQTEVPLVIMTYFNPLFQYGVENFVKDLADTAVKGLIIPDLPHEHANFVEPFLADTDIALIPLVSLTTGIERQKELIDGAEGFVYAVAINGVTGKSGNYRADLDKHLAQLHQVADIPVLTGFGVSSQADVERFNAVSDGVIVGSKIVKALHEGEPIQDFIKQAVAYQK
- a CDS encoding XRE family transcriptional regulator, which codes for MFNGRVLKELRLLNGLSRAELAQRINLTEQAIWQFESNETKPKLSTKMHLANQFHVDLTYFEQEEESIRFDSSVIAFRNADLATRKTIDIQTMYLHKVDSLIDYFESFVIIPNITIHDLSNVVSESYHKGESIEELALYAREKLGISKDNHDLLYKLERSGIYIVERLINGQADAYSAWSKLGRPYIVLGTNKSSVRRNFDLAHELGHILLHKYKDMNEDGDRLEQEANYFASCFLLPKEEFLVKFEERVGKRVSNPDSYILLKSDLNVSIQALEYRAFKLGLLTPKQHSYFYRQIAQKGYKMIEPLDDQIFVKKPSKVKSILDVVLSNHLVSLATIMSKQSIRLQFISEIFSVEMKFFDQYKEDKRTDRFDNIIPLYKRNNL
- a CDS encoding prepilin peptidase encodes the protein MIDFYFFLVGSILASFLGLVIDRFPEQSIISPASHCDSCQTRLRPLDLIPILSQVLNRFRCRYCKDPYPVWYALFELGLGLLFLLYSWELLSLSQVILITAGLTLGIYDFRHQEYPLLVWMTFQLILMASSGWNLVMIFFLVLGMLAHFIDIRMGAGDFLFLASCSLVFSVTELLILIQFASATGILAFLLQKKKERLPFVPFLLLAACVIIFGKLLLV
- a CDS encoding GNAT family N-acetyltransferase, whose amino-acid sequence is MTIRFEEKVSIENAQLLCQWSNSLGKSFQEQWMGTMIPFPLTIQVLQDLEGTFSIFEGQEFIGLIQKIRQEDSNLHIGRFFINPQKQGQGLGSQALRKFLSLAFKNGDIDSISLNVFEANQRAYNLYQKEGFRIVEIIEAPERKYIMRKFR